Genomic window (Paenibacillus sp. 37):
TTGGACCTTCGCTTGTCCACTGGATACGGGACAACTTCTGGTCAATACCTTGTTCAATACGTGCAAGTTCCGGTCTGTCATGTTCTGTTGCAAACGTTACAGCAAGACCTGTACCACCTGCACGGCCCGTACGACCGATCCGGTGAATATAACTTTCCGCATCATGCGGCATATCGTAGTTAAATACATGCGTAACGCCTTCAACATCAAGTCCACGTGCAGCTACATCTGTAGCAACCAGCACTTGCAGTTTGGCATCACGGAACGCTTTCATTACGTTCTCACGCTTGGATTGGGACAGGTCTCCATGAAGTTCATCACTTGCATAACCTGCTTCACGCAGATCTTGGTTCAGCTTGGATGCACGACGCTTGGTCCGGCAGAAAATAATCGCCAAGTATGGGCGATACGTATCAATCATGCCCCGAAGCGCTTCAAGCTTGCCGCTATCCGTACATTCCAGTACCTGCTGACGAATCTGTTTGATCGGAATAACAGATTGAGAAGATACCTTCACATCTTCCGGATCTTTCATGTAGGTCTTCGCCAGGTTGCGAATGCCCTTAGGCATCGTTGCTGAGAACAGCATTGTCTGACGTTTATGTGGGAGCTCGCTAAGGATCGTCTCCACATCGTCCAGGAAGCCCATGTGCAACATTTGGTCGGCTTCATCCAGCACCAGTTTTTTCACATTATCCAGCTTCAACGTGCCACGGCGCAAGTGATCCAGCAGACGACCCGGTGTACCAATAACGATCTGGGTACCGTTCTGCAATTTACGCAGTTGCTTGTCCACATCCTGCCCGCCGTATACGGCAAGCACATGCAGTTTATCGTCGTTTGCCGTGAGCTTTTTTGCTTCTTCCGTAATTTGCAGCGCAAGCTCACGCGTAGGCGCAATAATCAACGCTTGTGGCGAACGGTCGGATACATTAATTTTCTGAATAATCGGCAGCAAAAATGCCAGCGTTTTCCCTGTTCCTGTCTGTGCCTCGGCGATAATATCGCGTCCACCCAGCAGTACCGGAATCGAACGCTCCTGTACCGGAGTCGGCACGGCGATGCCCTGATGTTTCAGGATCTCGCACCATTCCGGGCGAATGCCCAGTTGTTCAAAGTTTGCCAATCGTTACACCTCTGTATATTCATTTAGATAAGTCCATTTCATAATGACTCAGTATCAGTATCTGCCATCAAGACTAGTTTTCCTTATATCAATCATGATTATGAAATGAATTTTTTAAAAAGCAATCCACTCGTTGCTCTTCTTCTCCATACCCTGTAGTTTACACGTTAGTCAAGCAAAACAAAAGGGGATACAGCGTTACCCCCTAACTTGTAGCACAAAATTCCAAGATCAGCGTAACTTGTATCGACCAAGTGACTTTAAATCGAGTAGTAAGAGACTCTAGATCTGCCTTCAGGTTGCTGATCTGTGGATATGACCTAGCATGCCTCAGGCTCTAATAAAAAACAGCGACGCCCTCTCCCCGATTTCCGGGAAAGGTGCGCCGCTGATTATAAATTATCTTTTTATGTTATCTATTCGTTGTTTACTTCGTTCCAACCAAGTTACGAACCGTGCCCGCCTGCTGTCGCAAATCCACTCCGTTCAAGAATACGAGAGCTTTCCTCGTTTAACCCGCGCAGGTGCACGGTTTTGCCCAGCTTCGCGTATTTGAACTTCACTTTGCCGATAGCCACAACCGCGGTATTATCCCAGATATGTGACCCTCCGAAATCAATCGTGATTTCCTTCGGATCGGCCTCTGCATCGAACTCCTCCACAAAGCGGGACGAGGAACCAAAGAAGATTGGTCCGTGAACCCGATATACTTTCTGCCCTTGCTCTTGGCTCGCCTGTACGTGGATCTTGGTCTGTTTCCAGCCAAAATGCAGCACACTGAGCACAACGCCGACCATAACCCCGATCGACAGATCGTGGGTATAGACTACAATCGCCACCGTCACGATCATCACAAAGGCTTCCGCGCGCGGCACGCGAGTTATATTTTTGATAGAACTCCAGTCGAATGTCCCGATACACACCATAAACATTACACCGACGAGCGCCCCCATCGGTACCTGTTTCACCACACCGCTAAACAGCAGCAACAGGATCGCGAGAAACGCACCCGCAGTAAACGTAGATAATCTTCCACGTCCGCCAGATTTCACATTAATGACGGATTGCCCAATCATCGCACAGCCGCCCATCCCACCAAACAAACCGTTCACAAAATTCGCGATACCCTGACCACGTACTTCACGGTTCTTGCTGCTCTTGGTCTCGGTCATCTCATCCACGATGGTTGCGGTCAGCAGAGATTCCAGCAAACCAACCAGTGCCATGGTGAATGAATAAGGCAGCAGAATCATCAGCGTGTCCCAGGTCCACGAAATATTTGGCAAGTGGAACATCGGCAGAGTGCTCGTTATATTTCCCATATTACCTACCGTTCTTACGTCCAGATGGAACACCACGGTAATAATCGTCATCACGATAATTGCAATCAGTGGAGCTGGAACGCCTTTGAAAAACCGTGGCAAAATATATACGATCGCCAGCGTGCCCGCCACCATCGCATACATTATCCAGTTCGCTCCCGTGAAGTGGGTTAACTGCGCCATAAAGATGAGTATAGCCAGCGCGTTAACAAATCCCGTCAGTACCGAATGAGGCACAAACGTAATAAACCGTCCAACCTTAAATATGCCCAGCAGAAACTGAATAATGCCCGTCAAAATCGTCGCTGCAAAAAGATATTCCACGCCATAATCCTTGACGAGTCCAACCATCAGTACCGCCATGGCACCTGTTGCCGCAGAGATCATGCCTGGTCTTCCACCTGCAATTGAGAT
Coding sequences:
- a CDS encoding DEAD/DEAH box helicase, whose product is MANFEQLGIRPEWCEILKHQGIAVPTPVQERSIPVLLGGRDIIAEAQTGTGKTLAFLLPIIQKINVSDRSPQALIIAPTRELALQITEEAKKLTANDDKLHVLAVYGGQDVDKQLRKLQNGTQIVIGTPGRLLDHLRRGTLKLDNVKKLVLDEADQMLHMGFLDDVETILSELPHKRQTMLFSATMPKGIRNLAKTYMKDPEDVKVSSQSVIPIKQIRQQVLECTDSGKLEALRGMIDTYRPYLAIIFCRTKRRASKLNQDLREAGYASDELHGDLSQSKRENVMKAFRDAKLQVLVATDVAARGLDVEGVTHVFNYDMPHDAESYIHRIGRTGRAGGTGLAVTFATEHDRPELARIEQGIDQKLSRIQWTSEGPIASTGAARRSINSQGDDERSGGRSSGTGSARRGAGRNDRRDGGRGGRGSRGGEGGRSEGGRSGGRSGGRSSDSSRGAAGQGGRGAGRSGDERSAGRGSARSSDSSRSAAGQGGRGAASSGWAGRSADKRTSGRSSEGSRRPESAGRGPAKGDRRDSRRGR
- a CDS encoding SulP family inorganic anion transporter, producing MNTLKQQWFGNIRGDVLAGITVALALIPEAIAFSIIAGVDPMVGLYASITIAIVISIAGGRPGMISAATGAMAVLMVGLVKDYGVEYLFAATILTGIIQFLLGIFKVGRFITFVPHSVLTGFVNALAILIFMAQLTHFTGANWIMYAMVAGTLAIVYILPRFFKGVPAPLIAIIVMTIITVVFHLDVRTVGNMGNITSTLPMFHLPNISWTWDTLMILLPYSFTMALVGLLESLLTATIVDEMTETKSSKNREVRGQGIANFVNGLFGGMGGCAMIGQSVINVKSGGRGRLSTFTAGAFLAILLLLFSGVVKQVPMGALVGVMFMVCIGTFDWSSIKNITRVPRAEAFVMIVTVAIVVYTHDLSIGVMVGVVLSVLHFGWKQTKIHVQASQEQGQKVYRVHGPIFFGSSSRFVEEFDAEADPKEITIDFGGSHIWDNTAVVAIGKVKFKYAKLGKTVHLRGLNEESSRILERSGFATAGGHGS